The Nitrospirota bacterium nucleotide sequence CCGGAACGAATTCATCACGCGATCCCGCTGAGACTGATTCATCCCGCCATGGATCGCTTCAGCTCTATGCCCACGATCTGTCAACATGGCCGTGAGTTCATCGACTTCGATACGCGTGCGGCAGAACACGAGGGCCGACTTCGGCGCCTCCATATCCAGAATTCGGGCCAGGGCCGCCTCCTTGTGCGGTCGAGCGACGATGTAAGCCGTTTGGTGGACGCGCGGAGCAGCGCCTGCCTTGAGCGGCTCCTTGGCAATCCTGATCTCGACCGGCTCCTTAAGATGGCGTTTCGCAATGGAAGCGATCCGAGGCGGCATGGTGGCAGAAAACAACGCAGTCTGCCGTTCTTTGGGTGTCTGTTCAAGAATGGCGTCCAGATCATCGGCAAACCCCATGTCAAGCATCTCATCGGCCTCGTCCAGCACAACCGTCTGAACTGTCTTGAGTTGCAGTGTCTTTCGCTGGATATGGTCCAGGGCTCGTCCAGGTGTCGCGACGACAACATCGACCCCACGTTTCAGTGCGAAGAGCTGGGGACCGATGGCCTGTCCTCCATAGACCGGCAGTACGGAGATTTTTAATTCTTTGCCGTAACGCGCGACGGACTGGGCGACCTGAATGGCCAACTCTCTGGTCGGCACCAGAACGAGTACGGAAGGACAGCGCCGCGCAGCATGGGCGACACGCTGAAGCAGCGGCAGCGTGAAGGCTGCCGTCTTGCCGGTCCCGGTTGCAGCTTGACCCAAGAGATCACGGCCTGCCAGCAGCGGAGGAATCGCTTCCCGCTGAATCGGTGTCGGCTCTTCATAGCCCAGCTGATCGAGAGTAGCGAGCAGAGCGGCCTCCAGACCCAGCGCTGCAAAGCTGGGCGAAAAACCCTTTGCCGGTGTTTCTGCAGATGCATGTGGAGTTTCGTGTTTCATAGTTAGTCTGTCTCGTTTATCTGATTGATCTGCTTAGTCCATGCCTTCTATCAATACTCCCTCTAAGCTTACTTGTCTCTGCCCTTTCCAAGGGGTATCCAACTGCACCCCTGTTCGGGCAGAGGACCCTTGGGATGGTTTCTATTGCGGCCGTCGAACGAGCACATTCCTATCGTGCGCGTTCCGGGAGCAGGGAAACCATCCCAAGGGTCCTCCGCCCCTCTTATTCTTCAGGCAGTTGGATCGGCCCCGCCCACTCCCCTTTGGCCAGCATCACTTCCTGAAATCCGCCGTCCGGCCATTGAAATTGGCCGATCTCGTCCACCTGCACAACAAAGGGATCTGCTTCATGTGCCAAGCCTCGAAACCAATACCAGCCCGCGACAGTGGGTTTATTGATGGTCCATTGATACTCGGCCATGTCTCTGTTTCCTTTTCGCCGCGCTTCTGAGTCTGATACAGTCTGACAGGGTGTTGATGGAGCCCTGCGGGAGAAAGTCGTGGACAGTTTCACCATTCAATGCAGGCTGTTCAAAAAGACCGTTCACCAAGGCCGCAGCAAGGGAGCAAAGATAGATCTTCTACGCTCGCTCGTTTACGGGATCCAAAGGATGACCCCGATGGGTCCCCCACTGCGCGCGTCCAACGAGGGCCTGCTGAGGCCGCGCGTTGCGCGAGCACAGGGGACTCACCGCGCCATCCCCCCCTGCTGGCGGGCTTTTTCAACAAGCTGATAGCTACTCAACCTATCATGTCCAGACTCCCAATAGAAGATGTCCTACCCGCTCTTTGCCTCACACTGTCGGAGGGGCGGAATGCCATACTGATTGCCGCGCCTGGCGCCGGTAAAACGACGCGAGTCCCGCTGGCGCTACTCGATACCCCCTGGCTCGGAGGAAAGAGGCTGCTCATGTTGGAGCCGCGCCGGCTGGCAGCCAGGGCCGCAGCCCATCGCATGGCGTCCACCCTGGGAGAATCGGTCGGGGGAA carries:
- a CDS encoding DEAD/DEAH box helicase, whose amino-acid sequence is MKHETPHASAETPAKGFSPSFAALGLEAALLATLDQLGYEEPTPIQREAIPPLLAGRDLLGQAATGTGKTAAFTLPLLQRVAHAARRCPSVLVLVPTRELAIQVAQSVARYGKELKISVLPVYGGQAIGPQLFALKRGVDVVVATPGRALDHIQRKTLQLKTVQTVVLDEADEMLDMGFADDLDAILEQTPKERQTALFSATMPPRIASIAKRHLKEPVEIRIAKEPLKAGAAPRVHQTAYIVARPHKEAALARILDMEAPKSALVFCRTRIEVDELTAMLTDRGHRAEAIHGGMNQSQRDRVMNSFRSGQTELLVATDVAARGLDIPSVSHVVNYDLPTSPESYVHRIGRTGRAGREGAAITVIDPREQRLLWNIEQLTKAKIVVTPVPSVADLRTKRLARTKSAVEEVLTSGDLDLFRALVASIATDGDPTEVAAAALKLVFRLQGGERKEQDIPAIPSRQPERPSMGRRPIVNSQPRASGMMQREGQGRSFSGPGRGRRTAGMAKVYIGAGREAGIRPGDLVGAIANEAGLNSNVIGAVEVMDRFSLVEVPEVLAREIIEALSRTRVKGQKVGVRLFLEQGRGRA